One part of the Denticeps clupeoides chromosome 8, fDenClu1.1, whole genome shotgun sequence genome encodes these proteins:
- the LOC114795702 gene encoding zinc finger protein 239-like, which translates to MYQCDERCILPKHSGEKPFQCTQCGVTFSRVANLKTHQRIHTGEKPFQCAQCGVSFSRASNLKTHQRIHTGEKPYQCTLCGKSFSRRTALKTHQRIHSGEKPHVCSHCGKNFRSTLECKRHKLLHNAEKPHQCVQCGRVFSQVTNLNTHQRIHTGQKPYVCSCCGKSFRSSLGCKRHELVHSGKKPYQCAQCGVRFSRVANLKSHQRIHTGEKPYQCTQCGMSFSRASNLKTHQRTHTGEKPYRCSLCGRGFSRAAYLETHQRSHSGEKPYQFTQSERCFPQAATLTSHQRIRSGEKPYVCSYCGKTFRSALGCKRHELVHTGGKPYQCAQCGRSFSRASHLETHTGEKPYVCMICYETFTTTSGLQLHERVPTGEKHLSVSTKGFS; encoded by the coding sequence ATGTACCAGTGTGACGAGAGATGTATTCTTCCAAAACattctggagagaagcccttccagtgtACACAATGTGGTGTGACTTTTTCACGAGTGGCAAACCTTAAAACTCACCAGAgaatccatactggagagaagcccttccagtgtgCACAGTGTGGAGTGAGTTtttcacgagcatcaaaccttaaaactCACCAGAgaatccatactggagagaagccctaccagtgtacactgtgtgggaagagtttttcacgaaGAACGGCCCTTAAAACGCACCAGAGAATCCATAGTGGAGAGAAGCCACACGTCTGTTCCCACTGTGGCAAGAATTTTAGAAGTACTTTAGAATGTAAAAGACACAAACTCCTACATAATGCAGAGAAGCCCCAccaatgtgtacaatgtgggagggTTTTTTCACAAGTAACAAACCTTAAtacacaccagaggatacacactggaCAGAAGCCTTAtgtctgttcctgctgtggaaaGAGTTTCAGAAGTTCATTAGGTTGTAAAAGACATGAACTCGTGCACTCTGgaaagaagccctaccagtgtgcacaGTGTGGGGTGAGGTTTTCACGAGTGGCAAACCTTAAATCACACCAGAgaatccatactggagagaagccctaccagtgtacacaGTGTGGCATGAGTTtttcacgagcatcaaaccttaaaacacaccagaggacacataccggagagaagccctaccgctGTTCACTTTGTGGGAGGGGTTTTTCACGAGCAGCATACCTTGAAACACACCAGAGAAGCCAcagtggagagaagccctaccagtttACACAGTCTGAGAGGTGTTTTCCGCAAGCAGCAACCCTTACTTCACACCAGAGAATCCGTTCTGGTGAGAAGCCGTATGTCTGTTCCTACTGCGGAAAGACTTTTAGAAGCGCTTTAGGATGTAAAAGACATGAACTTGTACATACTGGAGGGAAGCCCTATCAGTGTGCTCAGTGTGGGAGGAGCTTTTCACGAGCATCGCACCTTGaaacacacactggagagaagccctacgtCTGCATGATTTGCTATGAAACTTTTACAACAACATCGGGACTCCAACTTCATGAGAGGGTACCTACTGGAGAGAAGCATTTGTCTGTTTCCACTAAGGGATTTTCATaa